TGCATGCATATAGCTAAACGATTCAATATCAAAGGacccaaaatattcaatttcaactgttgtttttttttaaattacggaCCTATTATATGGTAATTAATAAGTGGTGCGTACCATGTGAAATATTATTAAGGTTAAGAGACAGTCTTGTGTCTCgtattgctattattatttaaaagtatttaacttattttatattcgtATTAACCTTTCTTGTAATTCATTAAATAGTGATTAAATTtaagtgaaataaaaataattatatttcagtttttaaataatattatttaatatttgtatcttcTTGCTTTATGAgaataaatgacaaatatttctcACTCAGAAGGCGAGTATTTTTGTGCCGTATATCATTCTTGTAATTTGAGAGAAATATGGTTGCATGTTTTTGGTGTATAGCTTTGAGTGATTAAATTAttcagatttgttttttttgctttttggaGGATTGGCATAAATGACTTCGGTGTCTTCTTCACAGTCATACACAGGGCAGCATTCAGGGAAGGGGGCTGTAGTATCTGTATCTTCTTTCATTAACTTACAACCTGGTGACTTCTCAAGATCGATCAAAGGTCCGCAGTCAGTAACTTCCTCAGCCAAGATGGTGcggtttttttctaaattaaaatggtaattcTAATTTAAGATATTCACtcgtttgaattattttttacttactgTCTAAAAGTGGGGCACATCTGGACTCTCCACAAAAAGGAGATAAGGACCAGGTCTCACCGGGCTTAACGTTTTTGCATAAAGTAGCAGCGAAGCAGTGTCCAGGGAAATCTGAAACAatatgatttgatattttttaatatacgaaATAGTCCTATTAGGATTTAAATACCTCTGAGACGATCGGCaggaattattcttttaaatggtTCTTTGTCCAATATGACAGCAGTTGATAAAACTGCATAACATACAAGAATGACAAAGGTTTTCATGGTTATTAGTGTTTGAGTTTTAAGGAGTGAAGTGACTGGTGAGTTTCGAAAAACATCGAGTTTATATAATCCTTCAAAAACTCATCGCGTGTGTGGAAAATAAAAGGCGCATTCTCATATTCGACGACGATATTCCATATGTTTAGGGCCAGCATGCAAACAAGCACGTAATCAGAAATGTTGATGCTATGatttgttaaaacattttttcaatgtctTAATCTTATTTATTGGATACATTAACTTAGTTCTCCGTAACAAATTAACTggttacttattaaatatagctttgataatttgataaatatgtatattaatttactttcaaaaataagaaattaaaaatcctttttttttacgttgATAAGGTAATATTAGCAAACACAAAGTATAGAACAGTGGAACCGCCCTTTTTTAAGTTGTTGCTCATATGTTTTTATCCTATTATCAAGGTTAAACAGTAATAAAAAACAGTCATTGCTTCATTTGTGGGTATatatcttttaagaaaaaaataaaataaagcttgtttttctttgtaagtataatgtaaaatattattcgataaatgtatacaaataaatgttccACCATTTATATCTGAAGGATTTTGAACGGTAAATTTAAATAGcgtgtcaaatttaaaaagttaatttttgaaagttacaaaaaaattataaatttataatttagcaCATAACAGGTGCTACAGATTAATCAAAGAGTTTGATCAAACTAAACAAGATCAGTTTTAAGTCACTGCCCTTATGCCTTATGTTCAACAACAATAATTTGAGGGATGGAGTAAGGAATTCAACAGGCCTCTCCCGAcccaaaacactttttattatatgaagtaaacatttttattttatgacatgtggcacgtcaacataaaagcaatcttcaaaaaccatttatatacgcataatatttttatttttttttgcattatatacttaatgcattttttatataaattatatcaagtaAACTATCATTTTGGcatttgtacatttataaattacaaatagttTTGATAGAAGAAGCACAAATGACATGCATTTGAATTCACTAAAAAATGTGTAACAAAGAAATATGATGATTTATGAGAATGTTTATGAAAATGTTCACCACTTCattgattacatatatatattgttattatatttatatataaataaatataatagctGTAGTACTCGACATTGTTCGGAGTTATTATACTTCGACGAACAGAGAAACTTTGCCggattacatttattaatatagaaaataactttctaACAAATCATCTGGGGTTGATTAACAAATTCACACCTAGTGACTCAATACAAAGGTGTTATCTTCTCAAgagctaaataatatttataacagatataaaacattgttcaggctgccaagaacaacaaaaattagacgctaaaaaatgtttaacattTACAACCCAATATAGCTATatcaatgtaaattatttttttatatgaggcACTGAACTTTAGCTACACAAGTTCGTTGCTACACTATTATTTCTTAGGTCAAGTAGTTACGCAGTTTTAAGGtatactcaaaaatgactttacggCAAACATCCtataaaactttgctttattaatatagatattatgtatccagtcaaataataataagagtaacTCCTCAGTTTCAGCAAAATGTTGCTCTTACTAGaagtgaagaaataaaaaatgccattttttgaTTACTTAAGTATGTGACctataaaatgaaatgagacaattttttagtaatatctAAGCATTTCATATAGtcatttttctctgtttttacaaaaaaaaattttagaaaaaaaaaatcaatttcctcaTTAGTGAGATTGTCATGTTCAATGTATTGAACGAATCTTCTTggaacattataataaaaaggacaaataagaaaagaaaaaaataatgctcgttaggaattaaaaaaaaaaaaattaaagttgtgatttttaagaattttacgACCAGAAGTTGCACTAATCCAGATTTTTTAACATCATGAagctttgaatatttatttagtatgtcTGAGAAATAGTTGCATATAAGCAAATTTTTCCTATTGTCGGGATTGATTTTATATAGATTTGACTTTATATTGTATTCCAAATGATgttcaaaattaatacatttggataactatatgtattttttgatatattgtaattattacgTTATTGTAGtgtgttttatatttgtttttatcatgaaaaatcaattcaaattttagAAAGTTCAGAATCTTTCTTATGTccatttaactaaaaaatattcataattagcaaatatttcattgttagtATGATATATAAcagtagttaatttttaaactgaGGGGGCATTCAGGATATCACTACATGAATTATGGAAAATATGGGAGGGGCATAAACCACCCGCACCCATGATACATAGATTTGATGTGCTACTCATATTTGATCATGCTAACAGTTAAGTAACAGTTCAGTCATAAAAGAGtgtttaaaaatgaagtaatccGGTGTGACATTTAGATTCTAAGAGATCTCGCAAAAGATTCCATTCAAGGACTCCCATTTTTCTAGGAGGAATATACGGGAATGCATTTAGTAATTAGCTTTAATACTGTTCTACATatacctattattattatttttctaatatgatgtatataataatcttaaagaaaattatctaatacttttttttcttttacataaaattgcaaaacttattttattttttagatcaatgtTGCTTTTGAAACTCTTGGATTACTGAAACTAATGTTGGAAGTTAAATAAAATCACAAGTCTAAGTCTCAGTAAATACTTGTATACCTCATTCCAAGCTAATCAGGGGtcttgatttttaaattctGCGGATCCACAATTACCAATTACAATTACACAATTACAATTACTGCAGTCAAATAggtagaaattattttattagatatagcCGGAGTACCCGCTATGTTTAAATtagttaaactaaaaataaacaataacgacgtatgaacctaatttatttgtatattaaggcaaaatagtttaaggcaaaagtaacGGTCAAAATAAGTTGTGTTCAAATGATCTCAACAACCATATCTGAGCTCTCAgtcattattttgataaaagttacatcaaacttttttttttcttggattcTAAGAGTTCATTAGaggggtttttttcttcttcacgatcaaatataaaatcaaattaccAGAAGGCATGCACACATGTGAAAAGGAggatatatttgatgaatattcccaattcaattttcttttggcTTGATTCTGTTTCAAACCTAATTATACTCTCTGGAGGagtatcttttattaaatttatacatcTTCTCCAAGATGTACACTGAACCTTTTTCTGGAGAGAAACCCCAATATATTCAGCAACAAATACCTATACAGCACTGTTCTCTCCGATAGATGAAATTGTCTCCATTTAGTAAGGTTTCCAGTCAGGAAGTAGGATTTTAGAATTATAGTCGTTGTCATCGCCAAGTAGTTCCTTAATTTGAGTAAAATCCAGTTCTGAAAATTTCATTAGGGACAAGAACTgtcattttttttggtctcgAGAATTTGTCCCACACTTATGAAATAATTACTACCGCTAGATTACTGTACCAGCCAATTTTTATATCTAGTGAATACGATTGAAATATTGCTTGTAGAACATTTTCAAATTCCCCCGTTTCCAGGAGGAACTCTGACAAATCTGCAAATACCAATAATGTGTGCTTTGTTCCTAATAATGTTTCTTCTCTTAGACCTGTTAATCCAATTTTCcccattattataaaaacaccGCAAATTCTCTTACGAATCTCAAAGCTATCATATTTACCTCTGGGAATGCGCTCCCTAAGAATGCCCTTctttttatgtccaaaatacaGCGTCTTTCTATAGAGAATATTCCAAGTTTTAGGTACCAAACAATGCAAATACAAGACGGaagggtggggtagattatggatccaggttcGCTACTAACCTTGTCAGGGgtctataatatgataactataatatttcttaagccagggtttcccaaacttcacTAGCTAAGCTcaccctacactaatacattttaaactgaggCCCTCTTCGTACGAGTTTTCAGGGCCACTGTTGGAACGCACTCTAAATATAATGTAGCTGCAGCCCTGTTGGTATGGAATATCATTTAAAGGAAAGAAACGAGACCGATAGAACCACTGAACCTGAACTGGGCACAACCTtgtttttaatgcaatttatttcctaaattcATCGATTTTTCTCTCCATTGAAATTCATTTAAGAGACCATAGGTCATCAATGAAGGATGATCTACTAAATGCAATCTTAAGAGCaaactgaaatatttaaatacttgttaattactttttctaatgtataatttctaaatatacataatcaaaacgaaaatatttagtattgaagtttttttatcttccgttttaatgaaaatcaaaactgTATTATTTAGGTTTCTATTGTTCATATACTTTTGTATGTGAACCATTTTGCAGAACATAAAAGAgagtttttatctttttgtcgTAGTGCTCATCAAGATTGATATACATAAATCTGTGTAAGTGTGTGACTTACTGTTCccgtatttttaaaaaaagtacccGTCCCGACCCTCCCAATGAGGTttcccttatttatttttaaatataaacacaaaatttAGTCTTACGTTGATGATTTGTTGGTGGAGTTAtaagtaaagaagggatctgtgtaaagaaaaaactaagtatagcaattaaaaaacgaaaaatggTTCATGCTacttttttgctcattatttaataagatgtGCGGTGTTaatatctccctctaaaagaagaattatcgcctattttttgagtaaattgatttaacatacataataaaaaaaatatatatataaatttaaatataataacaaaattttctctgtactaatgttattttaaatgtagaaggttctcttctttatagtaataattcattttctaacatatgtcttgctccctcCTTCTCCTTACTCTCTTACATAAATATCACCTTTAGTtgtaagtgtaagtctttgttggattGAGAGTAGGATTAATAACGGAGTAACTATTGGCTATTTTACTTGCTAGATACTGAGTGGAACTTGTATGAATCTATTTCATCTAAATAAATGCTGAAAGTTAACTTAATGAAACGTCGTGAAAGATAAGCTTTCTActctcaaatattattcaaattgtcaggattgctATGTTAGTTttacgtttattttttattttataacgtaTATAGTTACGATTTACGATcctatttataatcaataacaAAGAGTGCAATACTTATAGAAGATGTTATCTACcgtaaacatatgtatatataatgtattatcaCCAGCTAGGCTTCTTAAACATTCATTTAACATTcacgttataattttttttatacatgtaaTGCCAacacaaatatacataatatcttCAAGAGCATGTGTTAACCTCCTAGTTGTTCCTATTTATAAAtcgacatttttatttacagcTTCAGCATAATTTGTCCTCCAATTTTATCTAGGTaaatgctatatattttttataaaaaaataatcttacatatttttaattatttccttatgTGCGCTTCATGAGAAAAACAACTGTTTGCACATTCATAAAAAGGGATATGttgcaatattataaatttgaagttttaagcaaggttaatagaaatacaatgttagaccatcatgaaatcgggcttgctagaaatttcaatctgatgtattgtaccgactgctgggcaagacaggcagattttaacaaaacacgcaaccactcatagtttatggcgtcactattgctagaattttctcaatttaacgTATTtcaccgactgctgggcaagaaaaacagattttgacaaaatacattACCAATCATCTAcgatgacgtcaatattaaaagtgtagtgGAAGTTAAaccgtacacgcgttatggtataaccttggtTTGAAGTAGAGATTGGGCAATATGGTTTGTGCGTAGTCACGAAGACTACTCATTTACattgttattgaaaataatttgcctaaaaatattggaatcaTGAAACCTGTCTTTATTGAGTGTCTTATTCTACATTTTGTTCTGACAATATAATATATGGCTTTATCAAAATTGTTACAACTGGTGCAAAATTTCAAACGATCAAGTGAAGATCTTAGATCCGTACTCCATCAAGTGGAAGAAGACGGGTAACTTCTTACCTACAGTTCCACTGCATTTAAGAGTTACAAGCAGACGGAAAAACTAAATTACTCCCCCCCACTTCTGATAACTCCCGAGTGAATAGGGGCAAAATTGTTCCTACAGTTGCAGGAGGTATCAAGGGAGTCACTAAGATTGGGGAGAGCGAGGAGAATTTTCTCGTGCCTTGACACTCAGAACCTCACAGAATTAGAGATTCTGATAGCATGGTTGATTTAGAGTGGCCTTTATTACATAAAGGCTTCGAATTTaaggcaaataatataatttttctaatatttgttCCTCAACTAAGACGACTTACACCTCGgtgttttaaacattttttaagtttttaattcgGAAAGGGTTTATTTCCCTTTAACGTGTCAGAGAATGTGGTAATGAATTACTTAGTATCACATTCCACGTCTTCCTATAACGCATTTGCAACAACAAAAGTTACTTTAGTAAAGAATCAATTAAAGCCGGAGGTGTTATCATCAGATAAGTTGTTGATCAGATTCTTGTAAGGTTCCCATTTAAATTCTTCGTTACTTTAATATCAAGATACGTGGAATGTTAAAATgatccttaataaatataaagattcaATGTGTCTGGatagttttatcaaataaaacactGGCAAAAAAGACCCTTGCTATAATAAATTTAGCGAGTATAGCTAGAGCTAGttctttaactttattaagTTCGAGCTAATGAATAGATGGCGATTTTCTATTTTCctcctcttttttaatatagaaaaattcaaatttaggCTTTGTCAGAAGTCGAATTAATTTAGCAAGTTTTTCTCAGACGGGAGACTGGATCCAGTcagatatgtatgtaaataagactagaattaaaaaataaattgtttgtaacTTTAAGGGGGAATTGTCCCCCTTTGCAACTTAGACTGCAAATAGGTGGTTCAGAGATCATGCAAATGAcagttatttaaagttttttaaagctCATAGCTTTGAGGGGATgttgtagctttaaaaaaaagctaatgaCAGTTCAGTTGAGGAATTTATTAAGCAAGGCTTTTGGTGTGATGAATCACGagcttataataaaattaaaatagttaattaataattaataaaatattattttactcgATAGCGGCCggtattaaaatacaaagtttacGAAGTATTGCAAATGGAGATTTTgtaaagtatattataatagtaatttaatttgtgtTCCATCTTTCCAACTCGTTtggaataaaaaacaacttcgtaggattacaaatgtatagctacgctatTACAAAATAgtagaaattaaataagtataccgtattaatgtcatatttgataaaaatcgttCTTTTAGGAGATGGCTTCACAGGAGTTGGGACAGTTCCTTTGGGTGCTTTTTCATCACTCCGCTAGCTTCATAGAATGTAGAAATTCTTAAAGGACAAATAAACTATAGATTTtccctattatttatttaaaatgtaattgtttttcGATTATTATCATTCAGATTATTGATAGGAAACCTGTGAACGACCTAGATGAAATTGTCTTTGtggaacttttttaataatttagtaatttttgagaaattttgatTATTCGTAGATGATAGTTTGTGCCTAATGatgattttctttaattgacTATTATATTGATTGGtttaatagaagttattaattataaaataaaataaatagtcacACTTATTCTGAATTAGATATACAAATATGCTTAAaccctaaaatgttttttatggaCTAATTAACTGTATAGTGTGTGTGCTGATCCAACATCAATATCATACGAATATCTGCTCACACATGGTTGCTTcagttatattatatgtatatatatattatattctcttGCTATATAAGaagtgggatttatgtttatttcctttctcttagGGTTTCTTGCatctgatttaatgaaacgtcatgacagttaagctgttttactcccaaacatttttcaaactgtcaggTTTACtaagttcatttttgttttcttttatttttaatgtagcggcaggatatacattttttatacaccACTGAATATCAGCAAACTAACAGAATATTAATGGCCCCAAAATGGTACAGAATGAAATGTCATAACTTGGCAAGGAAGCAACTTCTAGCGttggattaaatattattcttactGGTGCAGAGGCTAGTGTTAGTTCTTCCCACCATAATAGATCTTTCTTGCTATCGGAGGAGATTTGTATTTCGGGATTGAAAGGGTCATCAAaagtttctttttctaaatctaACTGACGGTTTTTCTTAACGAGTGGGGAGATCTCAGAAGCTGGTCTCACAATTTCAATTAACCCagttttttgtttaagattcgGACTAACAATCATCACCTTTTTCGTAATTTAGCAACAAGATCTCTGGTCTTTTGTATAGTTATTTGTTGAAGGTCTCGAACCAACAACCCTGATCTTTGAAGTAATTTAGCAACAGATCTCAGATCTTTTGCACAGTTATGACTATGGGTTTATACCCAAATGTAATAAGAATTGACTAACAACGCGTTTATGGTCGCAAAATAATCattagtttttgtaaataaacaacCAACCAAATAATCTAATGATGTATCTCGAGAGAAAAATTTGACTGATGTTTTTAGAGttcctaaattaattattatttattattttgttggaaatccttaaaaaacttatttgcagataaaaagttcaacaaaaaaacattaaatgaatttttttttcaaccccaacataataaattataggtatttatttatgagaggttctttgtcaaaaatactttgtatcGAATGATAATCAGCTATTTGAAATGCTGGTGAacaatgaaaaaagaataaataaaaaaatagacgagTAATTTTGTTTCCATATGTAACAGAGCTTAGGATAAACAATATCAACTACCTAAATAGTTTTCCAAGGATGTAGCGTGGGAttcacaaacttatttatagttgagggcgttttttttttttttttttttgcctctgacattgaaaaatacttacaaaGCATATTTaacgaaatataaatattgatccaAGAGATTGGGATATAAtagttgatgttattttttttaaatttttgcaaatatttttgccAATTTAGTAAGTGCAAATATGATCTTTAATTTGATTGGAAAGAGCCATAACGTTCAACGCATTACAACAGAAAATTTTGATGGTTGATATTGATTAACTCATAAGAGATGATGGCCATAGATTCTGCACCCATCATGgctccaaaaaacaaacaaaaaaacagcatTGGTTGGCATCGAATATACAATTTGGGCATAAGGAAATTTGGCAGCCTTCTGATAAAGGTTATACTCCTATCATTATCTCTTTAAAACTTCTATTCTACGGGAATACAAAATtcccaaaaagttatattcatgACTCCTGCAACGCTCTGAAGAACGGTTTGGAGGCTGTAATTCAAAAACAAagtgaatatattaaataaattaaaaatatttcttatttaaa
The sequence above is drawn from the Lepeophtheirus salmonis chromosome 5, UVic_Lsal_1.4, whole genome shotgun sequence genome and encodes:
- the LOC121117417 gene encoding uncharacterized protein, whose amino-acid sequence is MKTFVILVCYAVLSTAVILDKEPFKRIIPADRLRDFPGHCFAATLCKNVKPGETWSLSPFCGESRCAPLLDKKNRTILAEEVTDCGPLIDLEKSPGCKLMKEDTDTTAPFPECCPVYDCEEDTEVIYANPPKSKKNKSE